A region from the Pseudonocardia petroleophila genome encodes:
- a CDS encoding acetyl-CoA carboxylase biotin carboxylase subunit, translating to MKRLLIANRGEIAVRIIRAAKDLGIETVAVASEADTDAAHARLADSVVHIGPSPAAKSYLVGETIIAAARESGADAVHPGYGFLSERASFAAAVADAGLTFVGPEAAVIEQMGDKVRARQVAMAAGVPTVPGTTDGVDGVAAAVEAAREIGYPVMLKAAAGGGGRGIRVVADETELTKAFPQASGEAASAFGDGRMYLERFIRSARHVEVQVLGDGTDAVHVFERECSLQRRRQKVVEEAPSPGIDDRIRAEMTAASVRLCKQVGYRSAGTVEFLVDDESGEFFFIEMNTRIQVEHPVSEWISGIDLVAAQLRIAAGDPLSLRQADIVARGHAVEFRVCAENPDKNFMPGPGRIDQVVLPGGPWVRTDTWLGPDSRVSPFYDSLVAKVIVWGDDRATALARSRRALGELVVSGVPTTTGLLLELLDQPWFAESRFNTGTLEEWLAERAASAGGSR from the coding sequence GTGAAACGCCTCCTGATCGCGAACCGCGGCGAGATCGCGGTCCGCATCATCCGGGCGGCGAAAGACCTGGGCATCGAGACGGTCGCGGTCGCGAGTGAGGCCGACACCGACGCCGCCCACGCCAGGCTCGCGGACTCCGTCGTGCACATCGGTCCGTCTCCTGCCGCGAAGAGTTACCTGGTCGGCGAGACAATCATCGCCGCTGCCCGGGAGTCCGGCGCGGACGCGGTCCATCCGGGTTACGGGTTCCTGTCCGAGCGCGCATCCTTCGCCGCTGCAGTCGCCGACGCCGGTCTCACGTTCGTCGGACCCGAGGCCGCGGTGATCGAGCAGATGGGCGACAAGGTCCGCGCCCGGCAGGTCGCCATGGCCGCCGGCGTTCCGACTGTGCCCGGCACCACCGACGGTGTCGACGGCGTCGCCGCCGCCGTCGAGGCCGCCCGCGAGATCGGCTATCCGGTCATGCTCAAGGCCGCCGCGGGCGGTGGCGGGCGTGGGATCCGGGTCGTGGCGGACGAGACCGAACTGACGAAGGCCTTCCCACAGGCCTCGGGCGAGGCCGCCAGTGCCTTCGGTGACGGCCGCATGTACCTCGAGCGGTTCATCCGCAGCGCGCGCCACGTCGAGGTGCAGGTCCTGGGCGACGGCACCGACGCCGTGCACGTGTTCGAGCGCGAGTGCTCCCTGCAGCGGCGCCGCCAGAAGGTCGTCGAGGAAGCGCCGTCGCCCGGCATCGACGACCGCATCCGTGCGGAGATGACGGCGGCCTCGGTCCGATTGTGCAAGCAGGTGGGCTACCGCAGCGCGGGCACCGTCGAGTTCCTCGTCGACGACGAGTCCGGTGAGTTCTTCTTCATCGAGATGAACACCCGCATCCAGGTCGAGCACCCGGTCTCGGAGTGGATCAGCGGGATCGACCTCGTCGCCGCCCAGTTGCGCATCGCCGCGGGCGACCCGCTGTCGCTGCGCCAAGCCGACATCGTCGCGCGCGGGCACGCAGTGGAGTTCCGGGTGTGTGCCGAGAACCCGGACAAGAACTTCATGCCGGGACCCGGCCGGATCGACCAGGTCGTGCTGCCCGGCGGGCCGTGGGTCCGCACCGACACCTGGCTCGGACCCGACAGCCGGGTCTCGCCCTTCTACGACTCGCTGGTCGCCAAAGTGATCGTGTGGGGCGACGACCGTGCCACAGCGCTCGCTCGGTCGCGTCGGGCACTGGGCGAGCTCGTCGTGAGCGGAGTACCGACCACCACGGGACTGCTGCTCGAACTGCTCGACCAACCGTGGTTCGCCGAATCGCGGTTCAACACCGGCACTCTCGAGGAGTGGCTCGCCGAGCGGGCCGCGTCAGCAGGAGGTTCCCGATGA
- a CDS encoding acetyl-CoA carboxylase → MSRHEVVSPIPGVFYRRPDPGSPEYLKPGQQVAADDTVGLVEVMKTYYPVESEVVGTVVEYLVEGETVVDAGQPLLVIEVDG, encoded by the coding sequence ATGTCCCGACACGAGGTGGTGTCCCCGATCCCGGGCGTCTTCTACCGCAGGCCCGACCCCGGCAGCCCCGAGTACCTCAAGCCCGGCCAGCAGGTCGCGGCGGACGACACCGTCGGGCTGGTCGAGGTGATGAAGACGTACTACCCGGTGGAGTCCGAGGTGGTGGGCACGGTCGTCGAGTACCTCGTGGAGGGCGAGACCGTGGTCGACGCTGGGCAGCCGCTGTTGGTGATCGAGGTGGACGGGTGA
- a CDS encoding Rieske 2Fe-2S domain-containing protein, whose amino-acid sequence MAFVRVCSLDDVWENDMESFDVGDKEILIVHLDGGEVVATQAICPHQQVELVEGELDKKTLICTNHMWTFDLTTCKGINPGHSELARYPVKLDGDDIYIDPDGDTPKIAHS is encoded by the coding sequence ATGGCATTCGTACGGGTGTGCTCGCTCGATGACGTCTGGGAGAACGACATGGAGTCGTTCGACGTCGGCGACAAGGAGATCCTCATCGTCCACCTCGACGGCGGCGAGGTGGTGGCCACCCAGGCCATCTGCCCGCACCAGCAGGTCGAACTCGTCGAGGGCGAGCTGGACAAGAAGACCCTGATCTGCACGAACCACATGTGGACGTTCGACCTGACGACATGCAAGGGGATCAACCCCGGTCACTCCGAGCTGGCCCGGTACCCGGTCAAGCTCGACGGCGACGACATCTACATCGACCCGGACGGGGACACCCCGAAGATCGCGCACTCCTGA
- a CDS encoding 2Fe-2S iron-sulfur cluster-binding protein, translating into MTTPAEHLISVDGSDVRFACAEGDTLLRAALRAGVGLAYECNSGGCGSCRYDLVEGEMHDRRPDAPGLSPRDRRKGRKLACQSQPRSDCTIKVGQMVGQARHRPFRQTAQLRSKTLLTHDMQEFVFAAQSHAGFRPGQYAMITLPDGQVERAYSMSNLGNCYGEWKFVVKRMPGGRATAALFDDTEVGSEVTLDGPFGHAYLREDGNRRIVCAGGGSGLGAMISIVLGVAARPDSRDWTVHLFCGGRTRKDLHIPESIAFAGRQLGALNVHTAISDEHDDGVRAEVEGAEPFRGFLHEAVLDRLAGSLTDFTYYAAGPPAMTDALARALVLDAGVAADHLHYDRFC; encoded by the coding sequence ATGACGACCCCTGCCGAACATCTCATCTCGGTCGACGGGTCCGACGTTCGCTTCGCCTGCGCGGAGGGCGACACGCTGCTGCGTGCCGCCCTCCGCGCGGGGGTCGGGCTGGCCTACGAATGCAACAGCGGTGGTTGCGGGAGCTGTCGGTACGACCTGGTTGAGGGCGAGATGCACGACCGTCGCCCGGACGCCCCTGGTCTCAGCCCCCGTGACCGCCGAAAGGGGCGCAAGTTAGCCTGCCAGAGCCAGCCGCGCTCGGACTGCACCATCAAGGTCGGACAGATGGTCGGCCAGGCCCGGCACCGGCCGTTCCGCCAGACCGCACAGCTGCGCTCGAAGACCCTGTTGACCCACGACATGCAGGAGTTCGTGTTCGCGGCGCAGTCCCACGCCGGTTTCCGGCCCGGCCAGTACGCGATGATCACACTGCCCGACGGGCAGGTCGAGCGCGCGTACTCCATGAGCAACCTCGGCAACTGCTACGGCGAATGGAAGTTCGTCGTCAAGCGGATGCCGGGAGGCCGGGCCACCGCTGCATTGTTCGACGACACCGAGGTCGGGTCGGAGGTCACGCTGGACGGGCCCTTCGGGCACGCGTACCTGCGGGAGGACGGGAACCGGCGGATCGTCTGCGCCGGTGGCGGATCCGGGCTCGGCGCAATGATCTCGATCGTGCTCGGCGTCGCCGCCCGGCCGGACTCCCGCGACTGGACCGTCCACCTGTTCTGCGGAGGCCGTACCCGCAAGGACCTCCACATCCCGGAGTCGATCGCGTTCGCAGGACGCCAGCTCGGCGCGCTGAACGTGCACACAGCGATCTCCGATGAGCACGACGACGGCGTACGCGCCGAGGTGGAGGGCGCCGAGCCCTTCCGCGGGTTCCTCCACGAGGCGGTCCTCGACCGCCTCGCGGGATCCCTGACCGACTTCACCTACTACGCGGCCGGTCCCCCGGCGATGACCGACGCGCTCGCGAGGGCCCTGGTTCTCGACGCCGGCGTGGCCGCCGACCACCTCCACTACGACCGATTCTGCTGA
- a CDS encoding aromatic/alkene monooxygenase hydroxylase subunit beta: protein MTTPLKPLKTWSHLTKRRRKPSEYEIVSTNLLWHMRDPEQPWDVGPNSIMSDHYRKHRNQSPITHPDWDAFRDPDELVYRTYNILQDGQETYTEGLLDQHNAEGHDKGLSPEWVATLSQLYTPSRYLLHTVQMASAYLVHIAPTSTISNCAAFQAADQLRWVTNVSYRTAELKLAHPGAGFGERERELWEEHPAWQGFRELMERQLTTFDWAEAFVALNIVAKPALDEIVLRQLGLSARRQDDLLHALLTEAHLRDSERSRRWTGALVKQMFEVDANVPILTSWVEKWQPLAEQAVRAYGEEIPENAEAVDNAIGAVRAFQRQLGLGG from the coding sequence ATGACCACTCCGCTCAAGCCGCTCAAGACCTGGAGCCACCTCACCAAGCGGCGTCGCAAGCCCAGTGAGTACGAGATCGTCTCGACCAATCTGCTGTGGCACATGCGCGACCCCGAGCAGCCGTGGGACGTCGGACCGAACAGCATCATGTCCGACCACTACCGCAAGCACCGCAACCAGAGCCCGATCACGCACCCGGACTGGGACGCGTTCCGCGACCCCGACGAGCTCGTGTACCGGACTTACAACATCCTTCAGGACGGGCAGGAGACCTACACCGAAGGTCTGCTCGACCAGCACAACGCCGAGGGCCACGACAAGGGGCTGTCGCCGGAGTGGGTCGCCACCCTGTCGCAGCTCTACACGCCGAGCCGGTACCTCCTGCACACCGTGCAGATGGCCAGCGCCTACCTGGTGCACATCGCACCGACCAGCACCATCAGCAACTGTGCGGCCTTCCAGGCCGCGGACCAGCTGCGCTGGGTCACCAACGTCTCGTACCGGACGGCTGAGCTCAAGTTGGCCCACCCCGGCGCCGGGTTCGGCGAGCGCGAGCGCGAGCTGTGGGAGGAGCATCCGGCCTGGCAGGGATTCCGGGAGCTGATGGAGCGTCAGCTGACGACCTTCGACTGGGCGGAGGCGTTCGTCGCGCTCAACATCGTCGCCAAGCCGGCACTGGATGAGATCGTCCTGCGCCAGCTCGGGCTGTCGGCGCGACGGCAGGATGACCTGCTGCACGCGCTGCTCACCGAGGCACACCTGCGTGACAGCGAGCGGTCTCGGCGGTGGACCGGGGCGCTGGTCAAGCAGATGTTCGAGGTCGACGCCAATGTCCCCATCCTGACTTCGTGGGTGGAGAAGTGGCAGCCGCTCGCCGAGCAGGCCGTTCGTGCCTACGGCGAGGAGATCCCGGAGAACGCCGAAGCCGTCGACAACGCCATCGGTGCAGTGCGGGCGTTCCAGCGGCAGCTCGGCCTCGGCGGCTGA
- a CDS encoding MmoB/DmpM family protein: MGEEATTAAISRPAGPVMQSGEIARAVAQAAEIDNPGRTVNVRDRGSYVRIEVEGGECILRRATIESELGRPFRLAELEVNMPSFVGRIETGTEIVRFYTGKQDTSGFPVKEAGK; the protein is encoded by the coding sequence ATGGGTGAGGAGGCGACGACCGCGGCCATCTCCAGGCCGGCGGGCCCCGTCATGCAGTCCGGGGAGATCGCCCGCGCTGTGGCGCAGGCAGCCGAGATCGACAACCCGGGCCGGACCGTCAACGTTCGGGACCGCGGTTCCTATGTCCGTATCGAGGTCGAGGGCGGCGAGTGCATCTTGCGCCGCGCGACCATCGAGTCCGAACTCGGCCGCCCGTTCCGGCTCGCCGAGCTGGAAGTGAACATGCCGTCGTTTGTCGGTCGCATCGAAACCGGGACCGAGATCGTCCGTTTCTACACCGGGAAGCAGGACACCAGCGGCTTCCCTGTCAAGGAGGCCGGGAAATGA
- a CDS encoding toluene-4-monooxygenase system B family protein, with amino-acid sequence MALIPLASHFDGDFVLKLLPVDSENTMDEVAAAASENVLGIHVEAQPDRVLRVRKQDAAEPFPRDMTVANSGLEPTECIEVFYG; translated from the coding sequence ATGGCTTTGATTCCACTGGCATCGCACTTCGACGGGGACTTCGTCCTCAAGCTGCTCCCCGTCGACTCCGAGAACACGATGGACGAGGTGGCCGCGGCCGCCTCGGAGAACGTGCTGGGCATTCACGTCGAGGCGCAGCCCGATCGCGTGCTGCGGGTGCGCAAGCAGGACGCGGCCGAGCCGTTTCCGCGCGACATGACGGTCGCCAACTCCGGCCTGGAGCCGACTGAGTGCATCGAGGTCTTCTATGGGTGA
- a CDS encoding YHS domain-containing protein: MALLDRAQWYDIARTTEWTPRYVTQDELFPPELSGGVGIPEEVWGTYDEPYKVSYREYVDIQRQKDAGAYSVKAALERADLYNKADPGWISILKEHYAAVAVVEYGAAFQESRYVRWSKAPGMRNMATFGMLDEIRHAQMQLFFPHEYVSKDRQFDWSHQAMHTNNWVVLGARHFFDDMLMTRDAISTAICANFAFETGFTNLQFIGLSGDAAKAGDYTFSKLIQSIQSDEARHAQLGTPLLQMMIENGQRDKAQKTIDIAFWRSYRLFTVLSGIPMDYYVPLSVREASFKEFMEEWIVTQFMQSLEDLGLSKPWYWDIFLRDLSEHHHGQQLGTYSWRPTLWWNPAAGVSPEERDWLEEKYPGWNDTFGKVWDVIIDNMANDRMDKTVPGTLPIICNVSQLPIVGTPSQTLRDISIVHEGRRYHFASEVDRWIFEDDPERYKSHKNLIDRFLGGEIQPADLGGALEYMGLGVVSDGGDDAHGYKWVDAYRKQLVTAR, encoded by the coding sequence ATGGCTCTGCTGGACCGCGCGCAGTGGTACGACATCGCGCGCACCACCGAATGGACACCCCGTTACGTCACGCAGGACGAGCTGTTCCCGCCCGAGCTCAGCGGCGGGGTCGGCATCCCCGAAGAGGTCTGGGGCACCTACGACGAGCCCTACAAGGTCAGCTACCGCGAGTACGTCGACATCCAGCGGCAGAAGGACGCCGGCGCCTATTCGGTGAAGGCTGCTCTGGAGCGCGCCGACCTCTACAACAAGGCGGATCCGGGCTGGATCTCCATCCTCAAGGAGCACTACGCCGCGGTGGCGGTGGTCGAGTACGGCGCCGCCTTCCAGGAATCACGGTACGTCCGGTGGTCGAAGGCACCTGGCATGCGCAACATGGCCACCTTCGGGATGCTGGACGAGATCCGGCACGCCCAGATGCAGTTGTTCTTCCCCCACGAGTACGTCAGCAAGGACCGGCAGTTCGACTGGTCCCACCAGGCGATGCACACGAACAACTGGGTCGTCCTCGGCGCTCGGCACTTCTTCGACGACATGCTGATGACCCGCGACGCCATCTCAACGGCCATCTGCGCGAACTTCGCCTTCGAGACCGGCTTCACCAACCTGCAGTTCATCGGGCTCTCCGGCGATGCCGCCAAGGCCGGTGACTACACCTTCTCCAAGCTGATCCAGAGCATCCAGTCCGATGAGGCGCGACACGCCCAGCTGGGCACCCCGCTGCTGCAGATGATGATCGAGAACGGGCAGCGCGACAAGGCGCAGAAGACGATCGACATCGCCTTCTGGCGCTCCTACCGGCTCTTCACGGTGCTCTCCGGCATTCCGATGGACTACTACGTCCCGCTGAGCGTGCGGGAGGCGTCGTTCAAGGAGTTCATGGAGGAGTGGATCGTCACCCAGTTCATGCAGTCCCTCGAGGACCTCGGGCTCTCGAAGCCCTGGTACTGGGACATCTTCTTGCGCGATCTCTCCGAGCACCATCACGGCCAGCAACTCGGCACCTACTCGTGGCGGCCGACCCTGTGGTGGAACCCGGCGGCCGGCGTCAGCCCCGAGGAGCGGGACTGGCTCGAGGAGAAGTACCCCGGCTGGAACGACACGTTCGGCAAGGTCTGGGACGTGATCATCGACAACATGGCCAACGACCGGATGGACAAGACCGTCCCCGGCACATTGCCGATCATCTGCAACGTGTCGCAGCTGCCGATCGTCGGCACGCCGTCGCAGACGCTGCGCGACATCTCCATCGTGCACGAGGGTCGTCGCTACCACTTCGCTTCCGAGGTGGACAGGTGGATCTTCGAAGACGATCCCGAGCGGTACAAGAGCCACAAGAACCTCATCGACCGGTTCCTCGGTGGCGAGATCCAGCCGGCCGATCTCGGCGGAGCCCTGGAGTACATGGGCCTCGGTGTGGTCAGCGACGGCGGTGACGACGCCCACGGCTACAAGTGGGTCGACGCCTACCGCAAGCAGCTCGTGACGGCGAGATAG
- a CDS encoding PucR family transcriptional regulator, with the protein MSLTVQNLIDRADLELRRIAGSATALRGELTWALISELPDPSPYIDGGELVLTTGSRLSQGPAARKLYVSRLKESGAVALGFGVSSFYPDVPADLVAAADLVDLPVLCVPAATRFGVISRLVAGYLSDERQKELNYAVAAQRDLSRASLSPYAARAIVERLAKAIQGWTLLLDQDGTLRAGVPAGRTHLPRVRIDLPRLREPGGASSLSMTVAGESVVLLPLTVRSTVRGFLAVGRSTLLSHADQAIVTTAVSLLCADLHSEWGLLDSERRHRLAVFKVAIEGDLTLASSIAESLAVDLPEGDLRVAVLGVPPGYEVELLEHAESDYGLRSLCALVAEWEKGRVVVLMPPAEGDVRTLESLLRRIPLARGAVSDPVPGRELPQAWGQVRSVFNSAPGSAGKLAFASDVATAGLMRHLDNEEARGWAQALLAPLTERDRVSKIDMRATLRTFLANNGQSDSSASALGIHRHTLRYRMGKVAEALDRDMDDPSTRAELWIALQLDDQL; encoded by the coding sequence CAGAACCTGATCGACCGCGCAGACCTGGAGCTGCGACGGATCGCGGGTTCGGCCACTGCCCTGCGCGGCGAGCTGACCTGGGCGCTGATCAGCGAGCTGCCGGATCCGTCGCCGTACATCGACGGCGGGGAGCTGGTGCTGACGACGGGCTCCCGGCTCTCCCAGGGCCCGGCGGCCCGCAAGCTGTATGTGAGCCGGCTCAAGGAGTCCGGCGCGGTCGCGCTGGGGTTCGGGGTGAGCTCCTTCTACCCGGACGTGCCCGCCGACCTGGTCGCCGCCGCGGACCTCGTCGACCTGCCCGTGCTGTGTGTGCCGGCCGCCACCCGATTCGGCGTGATCAGCCGGCTCGTCGCCGGTTACCTGTCCGACGAGCGGCAGAAGGAACTGAACTACGCCGTCGCCGCCCAACGGGATCTTTCCCGCGCGTCGCTGTCGCCGTATGCGGCCCGGGCCATCGTCGAGCGGCTGGCGAAGGCCATCCAGGGGTGGACGCTGTTGTTGGACCAGGACGGCACGCTGCGTGCGGGCGTCCCCGCCGGCCGCACGCATCTGCCTCGGGTGCGCATCGATCTGCCGCGGCTGCGGGAACCGGGCGGTGCGTCGAGCCTCAGCATGACCGTGGCGGGCGAGTCGGTCGTTCTCCTGCCGCTCACCGTGCGCAGCACCGTTCGGGGCTTCCTCGCGGTCGGCCGCAGCACGCTGCTGAGCCATGCGGATCAGGCGATCGTGACCACGGCGGTGTCCCTGCTGTGCGCCGACCTCCACAGCGAGTGGGGCCTGTTGGACAGCGAGCGCAGGCACCGGCTCGCGGTGTTCAAGGTGGCGATCGAGGGTGATCTGACCCTCGCGAGCTCGATCGCCGAGTCCCTCGCTGTGGACCTCCCCGAGGGGGATCTTCGAGTCGCGGTGCTCGGCGTCCCGCCCGGCTACGAGGTCGAGCTGCTCGAGCACGCCGAGAGTGACTACGGCCTGCGTAGCCTCTGCGCACTGGTCGCGGAGTGGGAGAAGGGCCGTGTCGTCGTGTTGATGCCACCGGCCGAGGGGGACGTGCGCACGCTCGAATCCTTGCTGCGGCGGATCCCGCTCGCGCGCGGCGCCGTCAGCGACCCGGTGCCCGGCCGCGAGCTACCGCAGGCGTGGGGGCAGGTGCGGTCGGTCTTCAACAGTGCGCCCGGCTCGGCCGGCAAGCTCGCGTTCGCGAGCGACGTGGCCACCGCCGGACTGATGCGCCACCTCGACAACGAGGAAGCGCGCGGCTGGGCACAGGCGCTTCTTGCACCGCTCACGGAGCGAGACCGAGTCTCGAAGATCGATATGCGGGCGACCCTGCGCACGTTCCTGGCCAACAACGGTCAGTCGGACTCGTCGGCGTCTGCGCTCGGTATCCATCGGCACACCCTGCGCTACCGGATGGGGAAGGTGGCCGAGGCGCTCGATCGCGACATGGACGACCCGTCCACCCGGGCGGAGCTATGGATCGCGCTCCAGCTCGACGACCAGCTCTGA